From a region of the Castanea sativa cultivar Marrone di Chiusa Pesio chromosome 10, ASM4071231v1 genome:
- the LOC142612411 gene encoding uncharacterized protein LOC142612411, which yields MTVGSSKKARKTYLRTVQNVQMTSLALERSRIDNPPIEFSEGDARRLHHPHDDALVVTIQAGDYNIHRVLVDNGSLADILYYPTFQQMGFGRERLVPTNAPLVGFGGARVLPLGVVTLVVTIGDYPQRITQNVTFLVVDYSSAYNAIIGRPTLNSWKAVTSTYHLMIKFPTDYGIGELRGNQVSACECYVAMMEMDNHIQAMNIEER from the coding sequence aTGACCGTCGGGTCATCCAAGAAAGCTCGAAAGACATACCTCAGAACGGTTCAGAACGTCCAGATGACAAGTCTCGCACTCGAAAGGTCGCGGATTGACAATCCCCCTATTGAGTTTTCAGAAGGAGACGCCCGGCGCCTTCATCATCCCCATGACGATGCTTTGGTCGTCACTATACAGGCAGGAGACTATAACATACATCGAGTCctcgtagacaacggtagtttagcagacatcctttactatcccaCTTTCCAACAAATGGGATTTGGAAGGGAACGACTAGTTCCGACTAACGCCCCgctcgttggctttggaggaGCCAGGGTACTCCCACTTGGCGTTGTCACTTTGGTAGTAACcattggagactacccacagcgGATCACCCAGAATGTAACATTCCTTGTAGTCGACTACTCGTCGGCCTACAATGCCATTATAGGACGtccaaccctcaactcatggaaagcTGTAACAtcgacataccatttgatgataaaatttccTACTGATTATGGAATTGGAGAATTAAGAGGAAATCAAGTATCCGCATGCGAATGTTACGtagccatgatggagatggacaatcACATTCAGGCCATGAACATAGAGGAACGTTAG